The Amycolatopsis methanolica 239 nucleotide sequence CTCCACGACCTGCCGCTTGGTGATCCCGCGCTCCGGGAAGTACACCTTGTCCGGATTGGACACCCGCACCACACGGTCGCCGACCTGGTACTCGACCGCCTCACCACGTCCTGCCACCGGATCACCGTAGCCCCGCCGGGCCGGTTCCGCGCGTGCCTTACCGTGGACGTCGTGCCCCGCCGCCTGAAGATGGTCATCGCGCTCGTCCTGCTCGCCGGGGCGGTCGTGGCGGCGTTCACACTCCCCGTGCCGAGCCCCGCGGAACTGCGCAACTGGGCCGCGGGCGCCGGTCCGGTGACGGCGCTGGTGTTCCTGGCCGCCTATTCGGTACTCACCGTCGCGCCCATACCCCGCACCGTGTTCAACCTCGCGGCCGGGCTCCTGCTGGGTGACGTGCTCGGCATCGTGGTGGCCATCACGGCGACCGCCGTGTCCGGCGCGCTCGGCTTCGGCCTGGCCCGCCTGGTCGGCCGCGACCTCGTCTCCCGCCACCTGGAACGGAAAGTGGTGCGCGCGGTCGACGAGCGGCTCGCCGACGGCGGTGTGCTCGCGGTAGCGTCGCTGCGGCTGATCCCGCTGGTTCCCTTCGCGCCACTGGGATACTGCTGCGGGATCCTCTCCGTGCGGTTCCGCCCGTACCTGGCCGGGACCGTCCTCGGCAGCCTGCCCGGCACGATCGCGGTGGTGGTGCTGGGCGACGCGCTCACCGGCGGCACGCCGCCCGCGCTGCTCGCCTGCTACGGTGCCTTCGCACTCGCCGGGGCCCTTGGCCTGGCCCGAATCGCCCGCGGGACTGCTTACGCCGGGCGCACCGGGCAGCCCGCTACACTCGACCCGGTGCGCGAGGAGATCGTTCGCGCTGAGCCAACCCAGCACTTGCGGAGAGTTTCCGAGGAGTAGTCCCATCGACACCGGTCAGCTGATCGCAGGGCACTATCGCCTCGTTGAGCACATCGGCAGCGGCGCCATGGGTGTCGTGTGGCGCGCGGTCGACGAGCGCCTCGAGCGTTCCGTGGCGGTCAAGCAGATCCTCGCTCAGCCGGGCATGTCCGAAGCCGAGCGCAACAGCATGCGGCAGCGTGCCATGCGCGAGGCGAAGAACGCGGCGCGCTTCCAGCACCCGAACGCCATCGTGGTGTTCGACATCGCCGAGCACGGCGGTGATCCGTGCCTCGTCATGGAGTACCTGCCCTCGCGCAGCCTCTCCGCGGTGATCGCCGAGCAGGGCACCCTGCCGCTGGCCGAGGTCGCGCGCATCGGGCACCAGGTCGCCTCCGCGCTGGTCGTCGCGCACCGGGCCGGCATCGTGCACCGGGACATCAAGCCGGCGAACATCCTGATCGACGACAACGGCACCGCGAAGATCACCGACTTCGGCATCTCGCGCGCGGCGGGCGACCTCACGCTCACCCAGACCGGCCTGATCGGCGGCACCCCGGCCTACCTCGCGCCCGAGCTGGCGCGCGGCTCCGACCCGGCGCCGGCCTCCGACGTCTTCTCCCTCGGCGCGACGCTCTACCACGCGCTGGAGGGTCAGCCGCCGTACGGCAACAGCTCCAACCAGCTGGCCCTGCTCTACACGGCGGCGAACGGGCAGGTCATCCCGCCGCGCCAGTCCGGGAAGGCGACCGCGCTGCTGATGAGCCTGTTGCGGGTCGAGCCGGAGGAGCGGCCGACCATGCTGGAGGCCCGCGACCGGCTGGCCGCGCTGGCCAACGGCGAGAACGACAGCAAGGAGGGCACGCTGGTGTCGCCGCCGCTGTTCGGCAGCG carries:
- a CDS encoding TVP38/TMEM64 family protein, whose product is MDVVPRRLKMVIALVLLAGAVVAAFTLPVPSPAELRNWAAGAGPVTALVFLAAYSVLTVAPIPRTVFNLAAGLLLGDVLGIVVAITATAVSGALGFGLARLVGRDLVSRHLERKVVRAVDERLADGGVLAVASLRLIPLVPFAPLGYCCGILSVRFRPYLAGTVLGSLPGTIAVVVLGDALTGGTPPALLACYGAFALAGALGLARIARGTAYAGRTGQPATLDPVREEIVRAEPTQHLRRVSEE
- a CDS encoding serine/threonine-protein kinase, translated to MIAGHYRLVEHIGSGAMGVVWRAVDERLERSVAVKQILAQPGMSEAERNSMRQRAMREAKNAARFQHPNAIVVFDIAEHGGDPCLVMEYLPSRSLSAVIAEQGTLPLAEVARIGHQVASALVVAHRAGIVHRDIKPANILIDDNGTAKITDFGISRAAGDLTLTQTGLIGGTPAYLAPELARGSDPAPASDVFSLGATLYHALEGQPPYGNSSNQLALLYTAANGQVIPPRQSGKATALLMSLLRVEPEERPTMLEARDRLAALANGENDSKEGTLVSPPLFGSGRQPASVAADAPPPPPPGERPPWQRTGAATAAPPAPPQRSPRNPTAAFIPPPKPPQQAKQSPLKRKGVLAGSAVAVVAVVVVVVIVLLNGGDKTNGGASQANAGGTTAPTSAPPSTPSSAAPADLGQTANTGSVDFGSAGQVVKAYLDGSGSPQAWGLLTPAAQAVFGSQQAFQQYWDEHEIEGYNSIRADKGANADGSADMSVSIDGVGRVSWRVVNTPGGLRIDANTKLG